ACCTCGTCCGGGTCGGTCAGTCGGTCGCCGTAGAGATCGCGCACCTGGTTCATCCGGTAGCGCACGGTCTGCGGGTGCACGTGCAGCACCTCGGCGACGATCTCGCGGCGCCCCTGCAGCAGCAGCCACGCGCGCAGGGTCTCGGCGAGCCGGTCGGCGGTGCCCTCGGCGACATCGGCGAAGGGAGCCAGCGCCGCCTCGCGCAGGTCGGCCAGGGCGGTCGGGTCAGCCTGCAGGACGAGCTCGGGCAGCACCGCGTCGGTGTCGAGCGGGGCGTCCGCGGGGGCCAGCGGCAGCGCCCGCACCGCCCGGTCGTAGGACTCCCCGGCGAGCTGCCACGGGCGGGCGGGGCCGATGACGGCGGGGCGGCCCTCGAGGACCTCGTGCAGGTGGGCCCGGGCAGGGCCCCCGGCGTCGGGGACGAGCAGCGCGGCCTGCCCGCTGACCGGGTGCTCCTCGCGCTGGGGGAGGTCCTCGGAGAGGGTGAGCGTGCGCGGGTCGAGGACGGCGGCGGTGGTGCCCAGGCGTGGGCTCGGCACGAGCACGGCGGTGAGCGTGCGCGGCGGGGTCCACGTGGCGGCGGCCGCGGCGGCGTCGAGCTCACCCTCACCGGCACCGGTGAGCAGCCCGCGGGTCAGCCGGTCGAGGTGGACGATGCGGGCGCGCTCGGCGCTCGTGGTCTGGCTGTTGTGCCCGGCGACCGAGGCGGCGGACAGCTCGTCGATGTAGGTGAAGACCAGCTCGGCGAAGCGCCCCAGCGTCGCGGCGTCGACCCCGGCGGCGATGGCCTCGACGGACAGCTCGCGCCACGCGGCGCCGGCGCCCACCCGGTAGGCGGACAGCAGTGCCTCGACGGGCCGGCCGGTGCGCGCCTCGGCCTGCCCGAGGTCGCGGGCGGCGGTGACCCCGACGCCGACCTGCGCGTCCGAGCGGGGCGTGGTCTGCCCGGCGAGCGAGACGAAGCTCTCCAGCGAGACCTGCACGGCCTTCTCGATCACCCGCCCCATCCGGCCTTGGAAGGGCACGTCGTAGGCGGGCACCTCGCGCATGATCTCGGCGACGACGAGCTTGGCCACCCGCGGCAGGTGCTGGCGAAGGGCGTCGACCGTCGCCTCGTCGAGGGCGAGCGCCGCGGCCCGTTGGGCGGTCCGCCCGCCGTCCTTTCGCAACTGCGTGGGCTCGTGCGAGTTCCCGGCCCCCTCCTTTCGCAACTGCTTAGGCTCTTGCGAGTTCCCCGCCCCCTCCTTTCGCAACTGCTTAGGCTCGTGCGAAGGCTCGTCATCCATCACCAGCAC
Above is a window of Janibacter cremeus DNA encoding:
- a CDS encoding PucR family transcriptional regulator; this translates as MDDEPSHEPKQLRKEGAGNSQEPKQLRKEGAGNSHEPTQLRKDGGRTAQRAAALALDEATVDALRQHLPRVAKLVVAEIMREVPAYDVPFQGRMGRVIEKAVQVSLESFVSLAGQTTPRSDAQVGVGVTAARDLGQAEARTGRPVEALLSAYRVGAGAAWRELSVEAIAAGVDAATLGRFAELVFTYIDELSAASVAGHNSQTTSAERARIVHLDRLTRGLLTGAGEGELDAAAAAATWTPPRTLTAVLVPSPRLGTTAAVLDPRTLTLSEDLPQREEHPVSGQAALLVPDAGGPARAHLHEVLEGRPAVIGPARPWQLAGESYDRAVRALPLAPADAPLDTDAVLPELVLQADPTALADLREAALAPFADVAEGTADRLAETLRAWLLLQGRREIVAEVLHVHPQTVRYRMNQVRDLYGDRLTDPDEVLAIILALGTRP